The Bombus vancouverensis nearcticus chromosome 12, iyBomVanc1_principal, whole genome shotgun sequence genome contains a region encoding:
- the l(1)G0196 gene encoding inositol hexakisphosphate and diphosphoinositol-pentakisphosphate kinase isoform X2, with amino-acid sequence MSYTELEHGYQGLRSASRPIFYVGDLNTVQPTLVGPVASSIYRSSKRAELSDGCSNDDGCMGGSDLEGEGKQVLVGICAMAKKSQSKPMKEILTRLEEFEYIKIVVFPEEVILKESVEDWPIVDCLISFHSKGFPLDKAINYANLRNPFIINNLPMQYDIQDRRRVYAILESEGIEIPRYAVLDRDSSDPKHHELVESEDHVEVNGVTFNKPFVEKPVSAEDHNIYIYYPTSAGGGSQRLFRKIGSRSSVYSPESRVRKTGSYIYEDFMPTDGTDVKVYTVGPDYAHAEARKSPALDGKVERDSEGKEIRYPVILSNAEKLISRKVCLAFKQTVCGFDLLRANGQSFVCDVNGFSFVKNSNKYYDDCAKILGNMILRELAPTLHIPWSVPFQLDDPPIVPTTFGKMMELRCVVAVIRHGDRTPKQKMKVEVRHPKFFEIFAKYDGYKHGHIKLKRPKQLQEILDTARSLLAEIQHRAAGPELEEKQGKLEQLKSVLEMYGHFSGINRKVQMKYQPRGRPRGSSSDDDRLGEPSLVLILKWGGELTPAGRIQAEELGRIFRCMYPGGQGDYAGAQGLGLLRLHSTFRHDLKIYASDEGRVQMTAAAFAKGLLALEGELTPILVQMVKSANTNGLLDNDCDSSKYQNMVKTRLHELLQQDREFTCEDREQINPGNALSINAAMDFVKNPVRCCQHVHTLIQKLMDIVRIKKDDPKTKDAILYHGETWELMGRRWGKIEKDFCTKNKRFDISKIPDIYDCIKYDLQHNNHTLQFEHAEELYIYSKYLADIVIPQEYGLTVQEKLTIGQGICTPLLKKIRADLQRNIEETGEETVNRLNPRYSHGVSSPGRHVRTRLYFTSESHVHSLLTVLRYGGLLDVMKDEQWRRAMEYVSMVSELNYMSQIVVMLYEDPTKDPSSEERFHVELHFSPGVNCCVQKNLPPGPGFRPHSRNESSHNVGESGGSAQDTISQCSTRIEEEDVELGILEDDFMNPPLQSETPPRTMETDTVDAMMDSPTTSRGVDMMDLHPNMMDEPFDSGFLQSSAPIPISARTVAGHEAARLGSQLAASQRQRRDAERGTIVEPRARSYDHQRQDKPEKAADKLQYQSLDAVNKEEKHVTEQRYLERSGQVLLNVPTEKFSLPHSFSSPEFPVPSIKTSTLRSTPLVTLHTSPLISPNSRSCDVTDIVLPIPTIRSSFFNIDLEQSYDFDPPTQSKKYGRSNSETILPGIERSGELIDSSKPPLSYPWLKRSLFSLSLHERTPKTVTSAGRIKLDKRSRSLSPYVPKCLCYNCNVSELILRSRDLPPVERFNFDIYFARSLSHKFFNCSCYSSLQDVPSRFPRSVSFNDSYGCHRGITGLDHPDLPFVYLKNRLLVFPERQSAAPCLESKVDHCVIYKHQSRSHDRSEWMLFKEKEKWRFDKNIMRRKLNSDSVIGNTRVPFRKLSCPNVRPGDFSCVDSVCSDENGEVTDCSKMCRCWSCPNVNFQWHDSLVHIPNHSSMLYHMSPAHGNDVHDDHEIPRKYYYRSKSPREPFSRLQPQRSFSSPDTRPSIIQPDPTCTARRHRHSISGQMSYFKLLGYNINKKLTGSANSLFSTAVISGSSSAPNLKDMVPPHASAVAAIEGFGGVPPIRPLETLHNALSLRQLDSFLEMMTSALLFRTPASSPPKYPSPGGSTHESVNQNINIGGVSREYHSSDLEAVRYRKKLSKPSLYITPTPIQYKPSNDGESCDIRNQLSPTSPNSTGWSSEPQSFLSSEPSSPAPTSTGECSMSISLISNDGAQSFNVGPKFSTTPCLDVDFNEFCINIDQEHRESRGSVSYTDYYSNEDGQIRNCSFGAGFNSNLQKIMRTDDLPVDNMDDDEDHTITLKQTEEQKKQDVKQIFEQKEYPSTKSSSGYKKIGRFLVESMEISDEDVRIKEADNIDKTKSPASMKTESFNIEKIQKSKDGTDVMQEQQKKKNFSRSQSVSMPKTPTQKQESNYSYKCTSKISSLSNMSDKDLENWKQSMIESKDPCSIEMKAEEPILTVASSMTGNSSVTIGFNVQGEKKEEPDL; translated from the exons ATGTCTTACACTGAATTGGAACATGGTTATCAG GGTCTACGGAGTGCCAGCCGACCAATTTTCTATGTAGGAGATTTAAATACTGTACAACCAACCCTTGTGGGTCCTGTAGCTTCTTCTATATATCGTTCATCAAAAAGA GCCGAACTGTCGGACGGGTGCAGCAATGATGATGGATGCATGGGTGGAAGCGATTTGGAAGGAGAAGGGAAGCAAGTTTTGGTTGGAATCTGTGCGATGGCAAAAAAATCACAAAGTAAACCAATGAAGGAAATTTTAACAAGATTGGAAGAATTTGAGTACATTAAAATAGTAGTATTTCCTGAAGAAGTTATTTTGAAG GAGTCTGTAGAAGATTGGCCAATTGTTGATTGTTTAATAAGCTTCCATAGTAAAGGCTTTCCCCTTGATAAAGCTATAAATTATGCTAATCTTAGAAATCCTTTTATCATCAATAATTTACCCATGCAATATGATATTCAG GATCGTAGGAGAGTCTATGCTATCTTAGAGAGTGAAGGTATTGAAATCCCGAGATATGCTGTCCTGGATAGAGACTCGTCTGATCCAAAAC ATCATGAACTAGTAGAATCAGAAGATCATGTCGAAGTTAATGGTGTTACATTCAACAAACCATTTGTGGAAAAACCAGTGTCTGCAGAGGAtcataatatttacatttattatccTACATCTGCAGGTGGAGGCAGTCAAAGATTATTTAGGAAG ATTGGAAGTCGTAGTAGTGTATATTCACCAGAATCTCGAGTTCGTAAAACAGGTTCTTACATATACGAAGATTTTATGCCAACCGACGGTACAGACGTTAAGGTTTATACCGTGGGTCCAGATTATGCTCACGCAGAGGCAAGAAAAAGCCCTGCATTGGATGGTAAAGTCGAAAGAGATTCAGAAGGGAAAGAAATTCGCTATCCGGTTATACTAAGTAATGCTGAAAAGCTAATTAGTAGAAAAGTGTGCTTAGCTTTTAAACAAACAGTTTGTGGTTTTGATTTACTTag AGCAAACGGGCAGTCATTTGTGTGTGACGTAAATGGGTTTAGTTTTGTAAAGAATTCTAACAAATATTATGATGACTGCGCAAAGATCTTGGGAAATATGATTTTAAGAGAATTGGCACCCACTTTACATATACCATGGAGTGTACCTTTTCAATTGGACGATCCGCCTATTGTGCCTACTACATTtgggaaaat GATGGAATTACGATGTGTAGTTGCTGTTATAAGGCATGGAGATCGAACGCCAAAACAGAAAATGAAAGTAGAAGTTCGTCACCCGAA ATTTttcgagatattcgcaaaataCGACGGCTACAAGCATGGTCATATTAAATTAAAGAGGCCTAAGCAATTGCAAGAAATATTGGATACCGCACGTAGTTTATTAGCTGAAATACAACATCGTGCTGCTGGACCTGAATTGGAAGAAAAACAAGGAAAATTAGAACAATTGAAAAGCGTCTTAGAAAT gTACGGTCATTTCTCAGGGATAAATCGCAAGGTACAAATGAAATATCAACCAAGAGGTCGACCAAGAGGAAGTTCATCAGATGATG ATCGACTTGGAGAACCTTCCCTTGTATTGATATTAAAATGGGGTGGAGAACTAACACCAGCCGGCCGTATTCAGGCAGAGGAGTTAGGAAGAATATTTCGCTGCATGTATCCTGGTGGTCAAG gtGACTATGCTGGTGCACAAGGTTTAGGGTTACTTAGACTTCATTCAACATTTCGACATGACTTAAAGATCTATGCAAGTGATGAAGGAAGAGTTCAAATGACAGCAGCAGCCTTTGCAAAAGGTTTACTCGCATTAGAGGGTGAATTAACGCCAATATTAGTGCAGATGGTAAAGAGTGCTAATACTAATGGTCTATTGGACAATGATTGCGATAGCAGTAAATACCAAAATAT GGTAAAAACACGACTTCATGAATTATTACAACAAGATCGAGAATTTACGTGTGAAGACAGGGAACAGATAAATCCTGGTAACGCACTGAGCATTAACGCAGCCATGGATTTTGTTAAAAATCCTGTTCGTTGCTGCCAGCATGTTCATACTTTGATTCAAAAATTAATGGACATTGTTCGTATTAAGAAAGATGATCCTAAAACCAAAG ATGCAATTCTTTATCATGGTGAAACGTGGGAATTAATGGGTCGTCGATGGGGAAAGATTGAGAAGGATTTCTGTACCAAAAATAAGAGGTTCGACATATCGAAAATCCCGGATATTTATGATTGTATAAAGTATGATTTACAACATAACAATCATACGTTGCAATTCGAACACGCGGAGGAATTGTACATTTATTCTAAGTATCTGGCAGATATAGTGATACCACAG gAATATGGATTAACAGTGCAAGAGAAGCTCACCATAGGCCAAGGTATTTGCACTCCTCTTTTAAAAAAGATAAGAGCAGATTTGCAGAGAAATATTGAAGAAACTGGAGAAGAAACAGTTAATAGACTCAATCCGAG ATACTCCCATGGAGTTTCTAGTCCCGGTCGGCATGTACGCACAAGACTTTACTTTACAAGTGAAAGCCACGTACATTCTTTGTTGACTGTTTTACGTTATGGTGGTTTACTTGAT GTAATGAAAGATGAACAATGGCGTCGAGCTATGGAGTACGTTAGTATGGTTTCAGAATTAAATTACATGTCTCAAATTGTAGTTATGTTGTACGAAGATCCAACTAAAGATCCTAGCAGCGAAGAACGTTTTCACGTTGAATTGCATTTCAGTCCTGGTGTAAATTGTTGTGTGCAAAAGAATTTACCACCAGGACCAGGTTTTAGACCCCATTCACGCAATGAGAGTAGCCATAATGTA GGTGAAAGTGGTGGTTCTGCTCAAGATACCATTTCACAATGTAGCACTCGAATAGAGGAAGAAGATGTAGAGTTGGGAATTTTGGAAGACGATTTTATGAATCCACCATTGCAATCt GAAACACCTCCACGAACAATGGAAACAGATACTGTAGATGCAATGATGGATAGTCCAACAACCAGTAGAGGAGTTGATATGATGGACTTACATCCTAACATGATGGATGAACCATTTGATAGTGGCTTTTTGCAGAGTTCTGCGCCCATTCCAATAAG TGCTAGAACCGTAGCTGGTCATGAAGCAGCGAGACTTGGTAGTCAATTAGCTGCAAGTCAACGTCAGCGACGTGATGCAGAAAGAGGCACAATTGTTGAACCACGTGCTCGCAGTTATGATCACCAAAGACAGGACAAGCCTGAGAAAG CTGCGGACAAGCTGCAGTATCAGAGCTTGGACGCTGTCAACAAAGAAG AGAAGCATGTAACAGAGCAACGCTACTTAGAGAGATCTGGCCAGGTTTTGTTGAACGTGCCAACGGAAAAATTCAGCCTGCCACACTCCTTTAGTTCACCGGAGTTTCCAGTTCCTTCGATAAAAACCTCCACTTTGAGATCAACACCCTTGGTGACTTTGCACACATCTCCTCTAATCTCACCGAACAGCCGGAGCTGTGATGTGACGGATATAGTGTTACCAATCCCcacgattcgttcttcgttTTTCAATATCGATCTCGAACAGTCTTACGATTTCGATCCACCTACTCAGAGTAAGAAATACGGACGTTCTAATTCAGAGACGATTCTTCCTGGGATTGAGCGTAGCGGTGAGTTGATCGATTCCTCGAAACCGCCACTAAGCTATCCGTGGTTAAAGCGATCCCTTTTTTCGTTATCCTTGCACGAAAGAACCCCAAAGACAGTGACATCCGCGGGACGGATCAAACTAGACAAACGTTCTCGTTCATTGTCACCTTACGTACCTAAATGTCTTTGTTATAATTGTAATGTCTCGGAGCTGATTCTGAGAAGCAGAGATCTACCGCCTGTCGAGCGTTTCAACTTTGATATCTACTTTGCACGCTCGCTCTCACATAAGTTTTTCAATTGTTCTTGTTACTCGAGCCTCCAGGATGTACCCAGTCGTTTTCCTCGTAGTGTTTCTTTCAATGATAGCTATGGGTGTCACAGAGGAATCACCGGACTAGATCATCCTGATTTACCCTTTGTATATCTAAAGAATAGGCTTCTTGTGTTTCCTGAGAGACAGAGTGCTGCTCCTTGTTTAGAGTCAAAGGTCGATCATTGTGTCATATACAAACATCAGTCAAGGAGTCACGATCGCAGTGAATGGATGCTGtttaaggaaaaagaaaagtggAGGTTTGATAAGAATATAATGAGACGAAAATTGAATAGTGATAGTGTAATTGGGAATACACGTGTACCATTCAGGAAGTTATCCTGTCCCAATGTGAGACCTGGTGACTTTTCTTGTGTTGATTCCGTTTGTTCAGACGAAAATGGTGAAGTTACCGATTGTTCAAAAATGTGCAGATGCTGGTCTTGTCCCAATGTGAATTTCCAGTGGCACGATAGCCTGGTACATATACCAAATCATAGTAGTATGCTTTATCATATGTCCCCTGCGCACGGTAATGATGTTCACGACGATCACGAGATTCCTCGCAAGTATTACTATCGCTCCAAGAGTCCACGTGAACCGTTCTCCCGACTCCAGCCTCAACGATCCTTCTCATCTCCAGACACACGACCTTCGATCATTCAACCTGACCCTACCTGCACAGCAAGGCGCCACCGTCACAGTATCTCCGGACAGATGAGTTATTTCAAGCTGTTGGGCTACAACATCAACAAGAAGTTGACTGGATCAGCAAACAGTTTGTTCAGCACAGCTGTTATCAGTGGATCCTCCAGTGCGCCAAATCTCAAGGATATGGTACCACCTCATGCCTCTGCTGTTGCTG CAATAGAAGGTTTTGGTGGTGTACCGCCAATAAGACCTTTGGAAACTCTTCACAATGCATTGTCGTTACGTCAATTGGATTCCTTTTTGGAAATGATGACCAGTGCACTTCTGTTTCGAACACCCGCTTCTTCGCCTCCAAAGTATCCTTCACCTGGTGGATCAACACACGAATCGGTTAACCAAAATATCAATATTGGAGGAGTCAGTCGCGAGTACCACTCTTCCGACCTGGAAGCTGTCAGGTACCGTAAGAAATTAAGTAAACCATCCTT GTACATCACGCCAACACCCATACAGTATAAACCTTCGAACGATGGAGAATCTTGTGATATAAGAAATCAATTGTCGCCAACCAGCCCTAATA GTACTGGATGGAGCAGTGAACCACAATCATTTCTCTCTTCTGAACCCTCATCTCCTGCACCGACTTCAACAGGAGAATGCAGTATGTCTATAAGCTTAATCAGCAATGACgg AGCTCAATCGTTTAATGTGGGTCCTAAATTTTCTACAACTCCCTGCTTGGATGTGGATTTTAAcgaattttgtataaatattgatcAAGAGCACAGAGAGAGTCGTGGTAGTGTAtcatatacagattattatagCAATGAAGATGGTCAAATACGAAACTGTAGTTTTGGAGCAGGCTTCAATTCTAATTTACAAAAGATCATGCGTACTGATGATCTTCCGGTTGACAATATGGATGATGATGAGGACCATACCATAACTTTAAAACAAACTGAAGAGCAAAAAAAGCAAGATGTGAAACAAATATTTGAACAGAAAGAATATCCAAGCACAAAATCTAGTAGTGGCTATAAGAAAATTGGAAG ATTCCTTGTTGAAAGCATGGAAATATCAGATGAAGACGTCAGGATTAAAGAAGCAGATAATATAGACAAGACAAAATCACCTGCTTCTATGAAAACTGAATcttttaatatagaaaaaatacaaaaaagtaAAGATGGTACTGATGTTATGCAAGAgcaacagaagaagaagaatttttCTCGATCTCAGAGTGTTTCTATGCCAAAAACTCCTACACAGAAGCAAGAATCAAATTACAGCTACAAATGTACTTCAAAGATAAGCTCTCTTTCAAATATGTCAGATAAAGATTTGGAGAATTGGAAGCAGAGCATGATAGAATCAAAAGATCCTTGCTCCATAGAAATGAAGGCAGAGGAGCCAATTCTGACTGTAGCAAGTAGCATGACAGGTAACTCTAGCGTGACAATAGGTTTTAATGTTCAAggtgaaaaaaaagaagaacctGACCTTTAA